In the genome of Entelurus aequoreus isolate RoL-2023_Sb linkage group LG15, RoL_Eaeq_v1.1, whole genome shotgun sequence, one region contains:
- the nanos2 gene encoding nanos homolog 2, protein MTSRQPPSVPDAPLFDMWRDYMDLAGLLLRMRSGRQTDAEDQKKPPPAAAPTRRSTCSLTGGRTGGPPDLCHFCKQNGEAADVYRSHKLKADDGKVLCPVLRRYTCPMCDATGDHAHTRRYCPLVARQRLNIPPAAKFW, encoded by the coding sequence ATGACTTCCCGCCAACCCCCCAGCGTGCCGGACGCCCCCCTCTTTGACATGTGGCGCGACTACATGGACCTGGCCGGTCTGCTGCTGCGCATGCGCAGCGGCCGCCAGACGGATGCGGAGGATCAAAAGAAGCCGCCACCTGCCGCGGCGCCAACTCGCCGCTCGACCTGCAGCCTCACCGGGGGGCGCACGGGGGGGCCACCGGACTTGTGCCACTTCTGCAAGCAAAACGGAGAGGCGGCCGACGTCTACCGATCCCACAAACTGAAGGCGGACGACGGCAAGGTGTTGTGTCCTGTCCTGCGGAGGTACacctgtcccatgtgtgacgcaACAGGAGACCACGCCCACACGCGCCGCTACTGCCCGCTAGTCGCGCGTCAGCGGTTGAACATCCCGCCAGCTGCCAAGTTCTGGTAG